One genomic segment of Vespa velutina chromosome 10, iVesVel2.1, whole genome shotgun sequence includes these proteins:
- the LOC124952277 gene encoding uncharacterized protein LOC124952277 — MVLYKRRGNETTYKQTYEMFRSFFLVSLFHVGLVFLTIVSAIDISKTKKTDISLTENDVVEKTQLKQLASSADSSTPFVGDISTGIRYPNEVVYRRILEFNNPTNGIHSFSITLTVPNGIINYVHVRNDQGSNAVACIDESALESSKVNVHFRIPASSTSYLMLVVAAH; from the exons atggttttatataaaagaagaggcAACGAAACGACGTACAAACAAACGTACGAAATGTTTCGTTCATTCTTCCTCGTTTCTCTGTTCCACGTCGGACTTGTGTTTTTGACGATCGTTTCGGCGATCGACATttcaaaaacgaagaagacagATATCAGCTTGACCGAAAACGATGTTGTGGAAAAAACCCAAttg AAACAATTAGCATCATCAGCTGATAGTTCTACGCCGTTCGTCGGAGACATTTCTACTGGCATTAGATATCCAAATGAAGTTGTCTACAGGAGAATTTTAGAATTCAATAATCCAACAAATGGAATCCATAGTTTCTCGATAACCCTGACCGTACCAAATG gTATTATCAACTACGTGCACGTCAGAAACGATCAGGGCAGTAATGCCGTTGCTTGTATCGACGAATCAGCACTCGAATCGTCCAAAGTTAACGTACATTTTCGCATACCAGCTAGCAGTACTTCATACTTAATGCTCGTAGTTGCGGCAcattaa